The region AGTGTATTTGGATCATGATAATGACTTTGTCGACAAACAATTGCTTTTGTTACATGAACAATTTCAGAATCTCTGAAAATATCAAACATCATAATAATGAATTATCTCCGATGTTCTGTGGATGGTGTGTTTCGTATATCAGGATTTctataatatttcatcaataaatgacTAATTTAGCACATTCAGCAGGGCTGGTAatacgaaaataaatgaatacaattttttgcaGTTTTCTAAATCATCAACTTACTGAATGTGCTCATAGCCAGCATAAACACAATGCATTGTTGCGTAAATGACAGAGGGCAGCAAGGTGAGATCGCATTCTCGTAACAGCGAAATCAAAAGCCTCAAGCAGCCCTGAGCATAAACTATTTCGAAGGCCTTCTCGCTTCCAGCGGCTAAATTTCCAATTGTCCATATGCATATATCCTGAATGACGAAAGGTAACGCAAAATTAAATAGAAGTCGTCATGTCAATTTCGATTCAAAAGATCATAGAACATTGCCAATGTCCTAATTTGTGTACCATAAGATTGTAGTTTAGGCTGTCCAACGTTGCAAGCAAGTAAGGGCCAGCTGCCTTAGCCAACACATTGCAAGCTTTACTATTACCGAGAGCGAGATTGCAGCAACAATTTGCCGCAGCAAGCTGCAGGTCTGGATTGCACCCAGACAGTTCACGAACAAGCGCATGCAGGGCATTATCGACGCTGAGAAAGGCATTTATGTTTTCTTCGCTctgcaataaaaatatatccagTTCCCAGATTCTCATCATGACAAAGAGGCTTAATAGTGTGGTAGTAGTAAAGTGAGAAATCTGTTCGACAGCGAAGAAATATTCGCTGGGTGGGTCACCTGTAAAAATGCATTTTGAAGATGTTGGTATTCTTTTAGCCGCAATGGTTTTTTCTTAAGAATTTGGGCCTTGGATTTGACAAATTCTTCAGTGTAACATTCGTTCGGAATTGATTCGCCAAGAGCTGGCCGATTCTTATTCAGTTCCAAACTCCGGTGATATTTTCTCTCGATCCACGACGTCTCGCGCAATTCTTGCCGCAGCGCGTCGGTTCTTTGATTTGTTGTTGTTTCGGACATTTTCTACGTTGCAGTTGAATAGTTTGTTAGATTGATGTT is a window of Neodiprion pinetum isolate iyNeoPine1 chromosome 4, iyNeoPine1.2, whole genome shotgun sequence DNA encoding:
- the LOC124216608 gene encoding transmembrane and coiled-coil domain-containing protein 6: MSETTTNQRTDALRQELRETSWIERKYHRSLELNKNRPALGESIPNECYTEEFVKSKAQILKKKPLRLKEYQHLQNAFLQSEENINAFLSVDNALHALVRELSGCNPDLQLAAANCCCNLALGNSKACNVLAKAAGPYLLATLDSLNYNLMDICIWTIGNLAAGSEKAFEIVYAQGCLRLLISLLRECDLTLLPSVIYATMHCVYAGYEHIQDSEIVHVTKAIVCRQSHYHDPNTLWLLAILSSKSTCVEHILILLSSLIEYLHNATKSEFSDVVQVTAVVRILANVICETTGEAVDALFNNPKHTETETQLLLNKLLMQPHLHLQKETLWLIGNLYNHPSLRHREQARSLICTLSSLRQAALSTGASL